In Gadus morhua chromosome 2, gadMor3.0, whole genome shotgun sequence, a single window of DNA contains:
- the LOC115529973 gene encoding psychosine receptor: MADYVYNTTNSTTPTYPLNHTGALNATHAPFSPFEGCELMAEGILFDLIVQCVNVVMGIPANILVITVLLRNRKEPSTSDLFLGCLAFLDIYYGAMVPINILNLYHWESYKVWLSVKFSYGVKDTSGPLFLSCICLDRFVAVLFPIAFGTLRAPRYRISLSMLVLGLTLAYASAKTVGGLPDFEKVFTGEILAVFVWMIVCNAAILLALKRSRGAGKDAMHPMKKKAFKMVLAILVLTVCNYLPPVALFPFEDAYAPDVFRCYVQPVGFAFLNISSSTQPLIFLSRLERSSFLPECCVKWCFPVPAKQEEGKSPATVSTGV; encoded by the coding sequence ATGGCGGACTATGTGTACAACACGACCAACTCCACTACCCCCACCTACCCCCTCAACCACACGGGGGCGCTCAACGCCACGCACGCCCCCTTCAGCCCGTTCGAAGGCTGCGAGCTCATGGCCGAGGGCATCCTGTTCGACCTGATCGTGCAGTGCGTCAACGTGGTCATGGGCATCCCCGCCAACATACTGGTGATCACCGTCCTCCTGCGCAACCGCAAGGAGCCCTCCACCTCCGACCTGTTCCTGGGCTGCCTGGCCTTCCTGGACATCTACTACGGCGCCATGGTGCCCATCAACATCCTCAACCTGTACCACTGGGAGAGCTACAAGGTGTGGCTGTCCGTCAAGTTCTCCTACGGCGTCAAGGACACCAGCGGGCCCCTGTTCCTGTCCTGCATCTGCTTGGACCGCTTCGTGGCCGTGCTGTTCCCCATCGCCTTCGGCACCCTCCGGGCCCCCCGCTACCGCATCAGCCTCTCCATGCTGGTGCTGGGCCTCACCTTGGCCTACGCCTCGGCCAAGACGGTGGGCGGCCTGCCCGACTTTGAGAAGGTGTTCACGGGGGAGATCCTGGCTGTGTTCGTGTGGATGATCGTGTGCAACGCCGCCATCCTGCTGGCGCTGAAGAGGTCCCGCGGCGCGGGCAAGGACGCGATGCACCCCATGAAGAAGAAGGCCTTCAAGATGGTGCTGGCCATCCTGGTGCTCACCGTGTGCAACTACCTGCCGCCCGTGGCCCTGTTCCCCTTCGAGGACGCCTACGCGCCCGACGTGTTCCGCTGCTACGTGCAGCCCGTGGGGTTCGCATTCCtcaacatcagcagcagcacccaGCCACTCATCTTCCTGTCCCGGCTGGAGAGGTCGTCCTTCCTGCCCGAGTGCTGTGTGAAGTGGTGTTTCCCCGTACCGGCGAAGCAGGAGGAAGGGAAGTCCCCAGCAACAGTCAGTACAGGCGTCTGA
- the LOC115529961 gene encoding zinc-binding protein A33 — protein sequence MSLPVDDLECPVCCDIFIDPVLLSCSHSFCRECVKRCWETSGSRECPMCRKRASKASPTTNLALRNLCETVQVARRESSSSEKEKEKEKELNCDLHGEKLKLFCLVDKQPICLVCHMSKTHKNHDCSTLEEAVIDCRGELSTTLTSLQEKMDSLKIIHSNSNDTIDYIKNQAIGTRQEIKAQFERLHHVLHREESERLAALKREEDQKISGMRDKVSEISEEMLSLEESFNFLESELNAEDMALLQNFKGTRERCSSLPLGPVTMSGTLIDVSKHLGNLKYSIWENMNHHIEYTPVTLDPNTAHPYLILSDDLTSLYYSGLSYGCPDNPERFQMSAEVVGTNALGSGSHHWIVETGSNRDWLLGVTSVSAPRNVVISARPENGFWTLCYRGGEFRAMTSPPTTLSLATEAPISRIKVQLDYNKGTLCFFDGSGYDRLLYTFESTFTEMVLPYFYTHSQHPLRILPESVMVTALRKEGSAQVV from the exons ATGTCTTTGCCGGTGGATGACCTAGAGTGTCCTGTATGCTGTGACATCTTCATAGACCCCGTTCTGCTGTCCTGCAGTCACAGCTTCTGCAGGGAGTGTGTGAAGCGCTGCTGGGAGACCTCTGGGTCACGAGAGTGCCCCATGTGCAGGAAGAGAGCCTCGAAAGCGTCCCCAACCACCAACCTGGCCCTGAGAAACCTCTGTGAGACCGTGCAGGTGGCCCGGCGAGAGAGCTCGAGctcggagaaggagaaggagaaggagaaggagctgaACTGTGACCTCCATGGGGAGAAGCTAAAACTCTTCTGCCTGGTGGATAAACAGCCCATTTGCCTGGTTTGCCACATGTCCAAAACGCACAAGAACCACGATTGCTCCACGTTGGAGGAGGCAGTCATCGACTGCAGG GGGGAACTCAGCACCACCCTGACGAGTCTACAGGAAAAAATGGACAGCCTCAAAATAATCCACAGCAACTCAAACGACACCATTGATTACATTAAG AACCAGGCTATAGGCACACGGCAGGAGATCAAGGCCCAGTTTGAGCGGCTCCACCATGTCCTTCACCGGGAGGAATCTGAAAGGCTGGCTGCTctgaagagggaggaagaccaGAAGATATCGGGGATGAGGGATAAAGTCAGCGAGATCTCCGAAGAAATGCTCTCCCTCGAGGAGAGTTTCAACTTCCTGGAGTCTGAGCTGAATGCAGAGGACATGGCCCTCTTGCAG aACTTTAAAGGCACTCGGGAAAG atgcagcagtctaccactCGGTCCAGTTACCATGTCTGGAACCCTGATTGACGTGTCCAAACATCTAGGCAATCTCAAGTACTCGATCTGGGAGAACATGAACCACCATATTGAGTACA CTCCAGTGACCCTGGACCCAAATACAGCACACCCCTACCTCATCCTGTCCGATGACCTCACTTCCCTTTATTATTCTGGCTTGTCTTACGGTTGCCCTGACAACCCGGAGCGTTTCCAAATGAGTGCTGAAGTCGTTGGCACGAACGCCCTCGGCTCAGGAAGTCACCACTGGATCGTCGAAACAGGAAGCAACCGGGATTGGCTCCTGGGTGTGACCTCAGTGTCTGCTCCGAGGAATGTCGTAATCTCTGCGAGGCCGGAGAACGGCTTCTGGACCTTGTGTTATCGAGGCGGGGAGTTCAGGGCCATGACCTCGCCGCCGACGACCCTGTCGCTGGCCACAGAGGCGCCCATAAGCCGAATCAAAGTACAGCTGGACTATAACAAAGGGACGCTGTGTTTCTTTGACGGTTCCGGTTACGACAGGCTGCTCTACACGTTCGAGAGCACGTTCACCGAGATGGTGCTTCCGTATTTTTACACCCACAGCCAGCATCCACTGAGAATCTTACCAGAGAGTGTGATGGTAACGGCTTTGCGTAAAGAAGGATCTGCGCAAGTTGTATGA
- the tubb4bl gene encoding tubulin beta-4B chain has protein sequence MREIVHLQAGQCGNQIGAKFWEVISDEHGIDPTGAYHGDSDLQLDRISVYYNEASGGKYVPRAILVDLEPGTMDSVRSGPFGQIFRPDNFVFGQSGAGNNWAKGHYTEGAELVDSVMDVVRKEAESCDCLQGFQLTHSLGGGTGSGMGTLLISKIREEYPDRIMNTFSVVPSPKVSDTVVEPYNATLSVHQLVENTDETYCIDNEALYDICFRTLKLTTPTYGDLNHLVSATMSGVTTCLRFPGQLNADLRKLAVNMVPFPRLHFFMPGFAPLTSRGSQQYRALSVPELTQQMFDAKNMMAACDPRHGRYLTVAAVFRGRMSMKEVDEQMLNVQNKNSSYFVEWIPNNVKTAVCDIPPRGLKMSATFIGNSTAIQELFKRISEQFTAMFRRKAFLHWYTGEGMDEMEFTEAESNMNDLVSEYQQYQDATAEEGEFEEEGEEEVA, from the exons ATGCGCGAAATAGTGCACTTGCAGGCCGGCCAGTGCGGAAACCAGATCGGAGCTAAG TTCTGGGAGGTGATCAGCGATGAGCATGGCATAGACCCCACCGGTGCCTACCATGGGGACAGTGATCTGCAGCTGGACCGGATCAGCGTCTACTACAACGAGGCATCAG GTGGGAAGTATGTTCCCCGTGCTATCCTGGTGGATCTGGAGCCCGGAACCATGGACTCGGTCAGGTCAGGCCCATTCGGACAGATCTTCAGGCCCGACAACTTTGTCTTTG GCCAAAGCGGAGCAGGAAACAACTGGGCGAAGGGTCACTACACCGAGGGAGCCGAGCTGGTGGACTCGGTCATGGACGTGgtgaggaaggaggcggagagCTGCGACTGCCTGCAGGGCTTCCAGCTCACCCACTCACTGGGGGGGGGCACTGGCTCCGGCATGGGCACCCTGCTCATCAGCAAGATCCGCGAAGAGTACCCCGACCGCATCATGAACACCTTCAGCGTGGTGCCCTCGCCAAAGGTGTCGGACACAGTGGTGGAGCCCTACAACGCCACCCTCTCCGTCCACCAGCTGGTCGAGAACACGGACGAGACCTACTGCATCGACAACGAGGCCCTCTACGACATCTGCTTCCGCACGCTCAAGCTGACCACGCCCACCTACGGCGACCTCAACCACCTGGTGTCGGCCACCATGAGCGGCGTCACCACCTGCCTCCGCTTCCCCGGCCAGCTCAACGCCGACCTCCGCAAGCTGGCCGTCAACATGGTGCCCTTCCCCCGCCTCCACTTCTTCATGCCGGGCTTCGCCCCGCtcaccagcagggggagccaGCAGTACCGCGCCCTGTCCGTGCCCGAGCTCACGCAGCAGATGTTTGACGCCAAGAACATGATGGCGGCGTGCGACCCCCGTCACGGGCGCTACCTCACGGTGGCGGCCGTGTTCCGCGGGCGCATGTCCATGAAGGAGGTGGACGAGCAGATGCTCAACGTGCAGAACAAGAACAGCAGCTACTTCGTGGAATGGATCCCCAACAACGTGAAGACGGCCGTGTGCGACATCCCGCCCCGCGGCCTCAAGATGTCCGCCACCTTCATCGGCAACAGCACGGCCATCCAGGAGCTGTTCAAGCGCATCTCCGAGCAGTTCACCGCCATGTTCCGCCGCAAGGCCTTCCTCCATTGGTACACCGGCGAGGGCATGGACGAGATGGAGTTCACCGAGGCGGAGAGCAACATGAACGACCTGGTGTCCGAGTACCAGCAGTACCAGGACGCCACCGCAGAGGAGGGGGagtttgaggaggagggagaagaagaggtggCATAA
- the crb3a gene encoding protein crumbs homolog 3a, whose protein sequence is MTWVSHCPATPSLHSCTRGGMAEVLGILARPGLLAGAVLVLVLGSNPVLGESVTIPSPTQSTPNILPIVLPIVVLGALAIALAVVFWLLCVVKKKRQTEGTYRPSAEEQSGSHGVEMPDALKLPKEERLI, encoded by the exons ATGACCTGGGTCTCTCATTGCCCCGCTACCCCGTCTCTGCACTCCTGTACACGGGGAGGGATGGCAGAAGTCCTGGGTATTCTGGCCAGGCCTGGTCTACTGGCTGGTGCAGTCTTAGTTCTGGTTTTGGGCAGTAATCCTGTTTTGGGTGAGTCAGTCACCATACCTTCTCCCACACAAagcaccccca ACATTTTGCCCATCGTACTCCCCATTGTTGTGCTGGGCGCCCTGGCCATAGCGCTGGCGGTTGTCTTCTGGCTCCTCTGCGTGGTCAAGAAgaagagacagacggaggggACTTACAGACCCAGTGCCGAGGAGCAGTCGGGATCACACGGCGTGGAGATGCCAGACGCTCTCAAATTACCCAAGGAAGAAAGACTTATTTGA